A single region of the Microthrixaceae bacterium genome encodes:
- a CDS encoding LLM class F420-dependent oxidoreductase, which produces MELGLSTIGLSLAPSDLAELGRIAEDSGYDSIWTAEAWGADAFTPLAFLAATTTRLKLGTAIAQVWARTPGATAMTALTLQQLSEGRLVLGLGVSGPQVVEGWHGVAFRRPLAVTRDYVAIVRQALAADTKVSYEGSELSVPYRGAEATGQGRPLRSTQPGWPDTPIYLAALGPNNVRLAGEVADGLLPYLWSATRWEAAWGEVLGAARPGFAVAPTVVAALGDDLAVCRDQVRPRIALHVGAMGSKQTNFYKSLVTRYGYGEEAERIQDLWLSGDRAGSIAAVTDEMVDDMTLVGPAGHIGEQLQRWRSGPITTLIVEPTTPAAIAPLAEIWRGL; this is translated from the coding sequence GTGGAACTTGGGTTGAGCACCATCGGGTTGAGTTTGGCTCCGAGTGACTTGGCGGAGCTCGGGCGGATCGCGGAGGACTCGGGCTACGACTCGATCTGGACCGCAGAGGCGTGGGGAGCCGACGCCTTCACCCCGCTCGCGTTCCTCGCCGCGACGACGACCCGGCTGAAACTCGGCACCGCTATCGCTCAGGTGTGGGCGCGCACGCCCGGGGCAACAGCGATGACCGCGCTGACCCTGCAGCAGCTGTCCGAGGGTCGCCTGGTGCTGGGGCTCGGGGTGTCGGGGCCACAGGTGGTCGAGGGATGGCACGGCGTGGCGTTTCGGCGCCCGTTGGCGGTGACGCGCGACTACGTGGCGATCGTGCGTCAGGCGCTCGCGGCCGATACCAAAGTGAGCTACGAAGGCTCGGAGCTGAGCGTTCCGTATCGGGGTGCCGAAGCGACCGGTCAAGGCCGCCCGCTTCGTTCGACCCAACCCGGCTGGCCCGACACGCCGATCTACCTAGCGGCGCTCGGGCCCAACAACGTGCGCCTCGCTGGCGAGGTTGCTGACGGATTGTTGCCGTACCTGTGGAGCGCGACCCGTTGGGAGGCGGCGTGGGGCGAGGTGCTTGGCGCGGCCCGCCCGGGCTTCGCCGTCGCACCCACGGTGGTGGCCGCGCTCGGCGACGATCTCGCGGTGTGTCGCGATCAGGTGCGTCCACGCATCGCCCTGCACGTCGGTGCGATGGGTTCGAAGCAGACGAACTTCTACAAGTCTCTCGTGACCCGCTACGGCTACGGCGAGGAAGCGGAGCGCATTCAGGACCTGTGGCTGTCGGGTGACCGTGCCGGGTCGATCGCCGCGGTCACCGATGAGATGGTCGACGACATGACGCTCGTCGGCCCTGCCGGCCACATCGGCGAGCAACTTCAACGTTGGCGAAGCGGGCCGATCACCACGCTGATCGTCGAGCCCACGACTCCCGCGGCGATCGCGCCATTGGCTGAAATTTGGAGGGGACTGTGA